In Lactococcus garvieae subsp. garvieae, the following proteins share a genomic window:
- the aspS gene encoding aspartate--tRNA ligase, translated as MKRTNYAGNITEEYLNQEVTVKGWVAKRRNLGGLIFIDLRDREGIVQIVVNPETAAKEIVEVADKARNEYVLEITGKVVERASKNENIKTGGIEIEANHMKILSTSKTTPFEIKDGVEVLDDTRLKYRYLDLRRPEMLNNITMRHATTRAIRSYLDNQGFIDVETPFLNKSTPEGARDYLVPSRVNKGEFYALPQSPQLMKQLLMTAGLDRYYQIVKCFRDEDLRGDRQPEFTQVDLETSFLGEEEIQDLTEGLIAKVMKDVKNVDVTLPFPRMKYDDAMNFYGSDKPDTRYEILLKDLTELAKTVDFKVFSEAPVVKAIVVKNNADKYSRKAIDKLTEQAKQNGAKGLAWIKFEDDKLAGPIAKFLTDKTTEFVETLGLENNDLVLFVADSLEVANSALGALRQTIAKEQGLIDYSKFNFLWVIDWPMFEWSEEEGRYMSAHHPFTLPTAETQGELSGDLSKVRAHAYDIVLNGYELGGGSLRINTRDLQEEMLKALGFSLEDAQEQFGFLLEALDYGFPPHGGLALGLDRFVMLLAGKDNIREVIAFPKNNKATDPMTQAPSVVSESQLEELRIKLEKLD; from the coding sequence TTGAAGAGAACAAACTATGCAGGAAATATTACAGAAGAATATTTAAATCAAGAAGTTACTGTTAAAGGTTGGGTTGCGAAGCGTCGTAATCTGGGTGGCTTAATCTTTATTGATTTACGCGACCGTGAAGGCATTGTCCAGATCGTGGTTAACCCTGAAACTGCAGCAAAAGAAATTGTTGAGGTAGCAGACAAAGCCCGTAACGAATATGTACTTGAGATTACAGGTAAAGTGGTGGAACGTGCCAGCAAAAATGAAAACATTAAAACGGGTGGAATCGAAATTGAAGCCAACCACATGAAAATTCTTAGCACTTCAAAAACAACACCCTTTGAGATTAAAGATGGTGTTGAGGTACTTGATGATACACGTTTGAAATACCGTTATCTCGACTTACGTCGTCCAGAAATGCTTAATAACATTACGATGCGTCATGCGACCACACGTGCGATCCGTAGCTACTTAGATAATCAAGGCTTTATCGATGTTGAAACACCTTTCTTAAACAAATCAACCCCAGAAGGTGCGCGTGATTACCTTGTACCTTCTCGTGTCAATAAAGGTGAATTTTATGCCTTACCACAAAGTCCACAACTTATGAAGCAATTGTTGATGACTGCGGGTCTCGATCGTTACTATCAAATCGTAAAGTGCTTCCGTGACGAAGACTTACGTGGCGACCGTCAACCAGAATTTACACAGGTCGACTTAGAAACAAGCTTCCTTGGGGAAGAAGAAATTCAAGATTTAACCGAAGGTTTGATTGCGAAAGTTATGAAAGACGTTAAAAACGTCGATGTAACTTTGCCATTTCCTCGTATGAAATACGACGATGCGATGAATTTCTATGGCTCAGATAAGCCAGATACACGCTATGAAATACTCTTGAAGGACTTGACAGAACTTGCAAAAACAGTAGACTTTAAAGTGTTTAGTGAAGCACCTGTCGTTAAAGCTATTGTTGTGAAAAATAATGCAGATAAGTACTCGCGTAAAGCCATTGATAAATTAACAGAGCAAGCGAAGCAAAATGGTGCCAAAGGCTTGGCTTGGATCAAGTTTGAAGACGATAAATTGGCAGGTCCAATTGCAAAATTCTTGACAGATAAAACAACAGAATTCGTTGAGACTTTGGGCTTGGAAAACAACGACTTGGTTCTCTTCGTGGCAGACAGCTTAGAAGTGGCGAATTCAGCACTGGGTGCTTTACGTCAAACGATTGCCAAAGAGCAAGGCTTAATTGATTATTCGAAATTCAATTTCCTTTGGGTTATTGATTGGCCAATGTTTGAGTGGTCAGAAGAAGAAGGCCGTTATATGAGTGCGCACCATCCGTTTACTTTACCAACTGCTGAAACACAAGGGGAACTTTCAGGAGATTTGAGTAAAGTCCGTGCGCATGCTTACGACATTGTTTTGAATGGTTACGAACTCGGTGGTGGCTCACTCCGTATTAATACACGTGATTTACAAGAAGAAATGCTCAAAGCACTTGGCTTTAGTTTAGAAGATGCCCAAGAGCAATTTGGTTTCTTGTTGGAAGCTTTAGATTATGGCTTCCCACCACATGGAGGATTGGCCCTTGGTTTGGACCGTTTCGTTATGTTGCTTGCAGGAAAAGACAATATTCGTGAAGTTATTGCCTTTCCTAAGAATAATAAAGCCACAGACCCGATGACACAAGCGCCATCAGTAGTCAGTGAGAGCCAACTGGAAGAATTGAGAATTAAACTTGAAAAACTTGACTAA